The Gossypium arboreum isolate Shixiya-1 chromosome 2, ASM2569848v2, whole genome shotgun sequence region atttcacatttcattgttatgtcttttgtatttttgtctttcatattttgcatgcatagtaaAATTGTGATaagaaaatattagctcattgattttctaagttcaaattgatgataagtggcattgtaagaacaTTTACATTGCAAGAAAGACAACTTCAGTAGATAATTTAAGAACAAGCCTGTAatctcgtaaaagaatcaaagtcaacatttaatttaaatattgagaaggattattatcatctacaattccaattgaggaGATGGCCAATCTTGGCTATCGAAGTGGTATCCGCTCAATATAAGTGGTTCAGAATGATGGTTAACGCATTGATGTCCTTCAAAGAATAAGAAGTATATACCAAGGTAATTTATAATAATGCTCACTAAGTCCTTTTGAACTTACCAAGTTTATTATGGTTTCCAAGTACTTGGGAAAGAGTTTGCGTTAGGAGGGACGATGCTAGGAGTATGCTCGAGTAGCAACGAAGTGTGTTATTATGCATACAGTGAAAATATGGCATAGTTTTAGGATATATCTTAGGTGTCTATAGTTAACAAACTTCtttattgtaattttttataTCACGTTGATGTAAATAGTATTTTTAAATACTCATTCTGTTTTTAGATATTAAGTTTTTCAGTTAAAATGATAAATAGAATATTTAGAGAAATAAGAAATtgtaatatgtttttgtttaatTGTTAAGTACCCAAAATCTGAACCCAGCGAATTAGGTCAGTTGAGGGCGTTACAAGTTACTTTAGGATCATCAATGCCCATAAGGCAAAGGTTGGCTACTTCTTGATCTTCACTGTTGGATGAATCCTCATCACTCCAAGTAGCAACAAGAGTCTTGAGCTTTTGTTTTCTTGCCCCCTTTTTCTTCCATTGGGGACAATCAAACTTAATGTATCCTGGCTTCTTGCATTCATAACATATGATAGAGTCCTTCTCCTTGGTAGATTCAAGTTTGAGTCATTCATCCTTTTGGAAATTTCTCCCTCTATTAGACCTCATAAACTTCTTGAATCTTCTAGCAAACATGGCCATCTCTTTGTCCTCATCCACCTCTTCACTTTATTCACTATCTTCAACGGTGGTGGATTTGAGAGCAACACCAACCTTCTTCTACCCCTTCATTAAGTCACATCTCATGTGTAAGCAaagaattgatgagctcatccaaaGTTAACATTTCTAAATTCTTTACTTCTTCAATTATGATCACCTTGGCTTCCTATGACTTAGGGAAGTTTCGAAGCATCTTCCTCACAACTTTTTCATTGGGATAGGTTTTCCCATAGGATTTTAGTCTAGTAATGACGATAGTGAATCTATTGGGCATAACTTTGATGTCTTCCCGAGGCTTCATCTTGAAGCTTTCGTAATTGAGAGTGAGGATTCCTACATTTGACTTCTTCACTTCATGAGTTACCTCAAGTTTACCTCATATCTCCTTGGCATTCAAACATAATGATACTTTACTATACTCATCCAGACCAAGTGTACAAAAGAGACTATGCATCGCCTTAGCGTTGAGTTGAATACTCCTTTTATCTCTTTCGTTCCATTCTTTCTTGCTCTTTGGAACTAAGCGCTCTTCTTCTTGCTTGAGTGGTATTGAAAGGCCATCCATGAGAATGTCCCAAACCGCAAGATTATATGCTTGGATGAATAACATCATCTTTATCTTCCAATATGAATAATTAGCACCATTGGAATAAGGAGGCTTGGAAATAAATTGAGACTCTCCAAGAAAAATTGAGTCGAAAGTAAACGTTATTGTAGGAATTGAGTTGATGATTATTGAGCTTCCTCAAGGATCTCCTCTTTAGTTGTTAAACCATCTAGAAATGACTAACTCTAATACCAATTGTTAGCTCGATAGTTTAACTTTAAATCACCAAGAGGGGGTGAATTGACCTCTTTAAAATTTGTGATTGCTAAGAACAGGATAGAGGCAATGAACTCTTCAATTTATAATGGTTTAgccccaattgcctactccactaccttagcctttcacaactaaggattttctcaaattcactaatttgataacctttggggacaaggtttaaccttacaaactCCCTTAAGGTTTTTACCCAAACCTTAAGATACAAACTCTCTCAAAGAAATATAAAAAAGCAAATAAAGAAATAATTCTTACAAGATCAATGTATTTGCAAATTAAGCTCAATTACAATGAAAAACACTTGAGCAAAAAGAATGGAAATAATGTTCACAAgtgtataaaagaaaaatatgaaatatttgtCACAAAGGTTGTTTGATTGATCTTTTTTCTTGAATGTGCGTTCTTGTTGTTGTAGGATCTTTGAAAGCTGATATTTATACCCCTAATTGATTTCCAACCATTGTGGTTGTTGGAGATATGAATAGAACTGTTGGGGATGTGAAAACCAGTGCAGTTAATTCACCTACAACAACGGGTATTGATACCAGATAAAATGGTATCGATAATTTTTGCATTAAATACAAAATTCAATGACTGTTGGGGCTGAAATATCGATACTAGATAAATTTTATCAATACCATATGAAAGGTATTGATCCTAGATCGATACTTAGCTGAATTAATGAAAAAACAAAATGTCAATTTTCTAAGAGTTGTTTTAAAAATATCGATACTTTTGGGCCTGAAGCTATTTTGACTTGTTTTAAAAATAGTTTGACTAGTTGAAAGAGTTCttacttaattaaaattattttaacttgattttaagTTTGATTCAAAAAATTTCTAAGAGTTTTAAAGTATTGATCGAAAAATTTATCTCTTAGACTTCATTTGAGAAATCAATTTGTCGGTTTTGTTTTTAACtttaacttttatttaaaaacactttaatttgttatatcaaaacataatATCAAATAAAACTTAGTTTAACATTAATGTTAAgttgaaaaaaaatagaatttgccATCAAATAGAGATTTAATTTTAACAagccgattgagtcttaacttgaCTGGCATAGGCGTTATTACTAATCCAAGAGAACATGGATGTGTCAAAAAGAGTAGATACGATTAGaacttataatgagattgttttaaaaaaatgacCATTAAATATTAAGATTAAAATTTGTTATTAATCCTTGTACTTTGTGAAAGTTGTGgaattaatctttatattttaatttgatcaattttaatccttatacttttgaaattgatcaattttaatcactgtactttttaaatttttaaattttagtcttagCCCAAACAGTAATAGTTAAATttagttaaatttgtttggttaaattcaattatttttctTGTACTACAGAAGCAGACCGGGGCCTTGGCCccccaaaattttgaaaatagattttgatttcttctttgattttttttttagaaagttTTCATTAGCCCCCCTCAATTTTTGGAAAATTCTCATTATACTTTTTTAGTTTTTGCAAATTTTAATTAAGCTTTCTTAAGATTATTAAAAATTCCCATTAATCtcacaaaaaaatttaattcgacacctactttttaaaaaaaatcattcaaatcctaaaatttttgaaaatttttacttGGCCACTCAAAACTTAGTCTCAGGATCCGCCATTATTGTACTATGCAAACAATTGTAGATTTAGTCCATATTCTCTAATTGGATCATTTTAGGCTTGTTTGCCAGTAAAATGTTTTCCgaaaaatgatttctggaaaatgatttacttttctagaaatgatttacttttctgatgtttggatgaatctgtgtaaaatattctCTGTTGTTTGGCATATTACCTAAAAATATTTTCCGGAAAagctatttttacatatattaataaatttatattttaaattgttttatatatatcacaatgatttatttataaataaataaatcaaattaaatatataataatactcaattatttaaattgtttttacatatattacaaTTAGaagtatacatatacatatatccatGTCTTACATAATCCTAAATCAAGTTCAACAATTTCACATGCAGAGAAGAAAAATGCTTTCTTCATTCAGCATGTTCTGATCATTGTTTATTCAACACTTTGATATCATACCAACCAACTCCTCTATGTTCCGCAGCTCCGATGGTTATATCCAAATATCAGACTTGTGTATAACAATCAGAAGACTAAGTGAGGAAGACCAGATTGAATAGAATAATGAACAAAACTAGCAAAAATAATATCATCATAATCTGGCCCTTAGCACTTGCCTTCTTCATAACCATAGCCACTTTTTTCTGCAATGGACAAAAACATGAATTTCCAAAACAAAGTAATCATTCAAGACAAGCTATTATGTAATTAATGGGCAGCAAACTCAGCTCAAGTTAAAATGTAAGCACAAAAGGCCAAACAATTCACTCTCAGATTGCAGATAGGATTGTTTTGCATCTACGAAACTGCCATTAAAGGGAATTACCTGAACAAAATCCAGTCGGTTTGTTGTACTGTCCATTTCAGTACCCAAGTCATCTATTATTTTCTCTTGAAACACCAAAGTATTAGCATATGAAATCGTAGATATTGATCCTACATTGAAATTGAACAGAACATATTAAATAATTCATGCATGACTAAGTAAAGATTAAAAAGAGAAAGTACCATAGAGATTATACCGTTACACACTCACCTGTGCAATAAGTTCTTCATGTATTGTAAGGCCAACACCTCCAATTCTCTCAAAACTTGCACTAAGTTCATCCAACTCCTCATCCTGCTGCATAGAACCACTAATTAATAAGCAACCGAAAACTATTAAAATTGGATGACGGAGTATGTTAATGAAACAAACTCAAGGCAGTGTAGTCAAGGATACTCTACTTTATAAGAAGCATTTGTCTATCTGATTCTGATGCGATAAAGTCATCATTATCTTCTGCACTATCCTGATATGATCTGTCCGACTGATGCGAAATTGGCAGTTTCATTAATTCACGGCGTATTGCACTTGCGGAATTACCATTTTCTTTTCGGGCTACTACAGATTTTTTCACATCTCCTACCTAATTCAACAAAACAATCCTTAAAAAGGGTCCATGACATTAAGACTAAGAATCACAATAAGTTACAATTATATTAACAGAACAATGCCTGCAATGCCTCAATCAACAaataaacattattaatatatctCCAGTCCTTAATTAAAAAAATGTAGCAACTATAAAGACGATATACCTGAGTACGAGTAGTGATGGTCCATCTTCTCCGGCTTTCAAGTTCTCTATTATCAATGCCATACCAAGAAGGATATTTTGCTGCCACATCTATTGTTTTGTTCAACTCATCTACCTTCCTATCCAGAAATGTATCTTTTTCAGCAGTAACAAATTGGATTAATATTGTTCAATTAACCCAACAAAGATGAAGTAAGACACAGCATCACAACATAGTCTTTTCCCCCATTTCAAGGATCCAGTTCAATTAAGGAGGAATACTTAATTTGAGTACCTGCCATTTGATGCTCTCACAATTAGCAAGTAGCTCTTTCGTGAGATGTACTTGTTCTCCAGTGTCGGGGAGAATTCTTTCCcattgatgaaaacttgattgcaACTTATCAATCTATACCAACAAAAAAGAAACACCCAAAATGTTTTCTAACTAAAAATCCGAAACAAAGAAGATCAAGCAATCTCTCTCTTAGACTTCATTTGAGAAATTCATTGAATTGTTGTCGAATTTGTTAAATTAGGGAACAGAAAGAATTAAATGCCATAAAGCTAGCATTTTGTCACATTCACAACTTCTCCAGTAATCTTTAGACCAAATTGAGTctgaaaaacaaaaaggaaagttGTCTTGTATTATGCAGGAAGAAGAGCATTGTCTGCCACCCCCCCCCCCCAAATCATTTGTCTTGTTGCCTTACGATTAAAGAGAAATGACTTCAACTGAAAAGCCTTGAAACCCTTTATTTTTTTCCCACTTTGGTCGCATGCACTGCAAAGGGAATATGGTTTTCTTTCCCCTTTTTAATTCTCTTAGAAAAGGAAGCTTTGACAGCCTTGTGACTAATGCAACATATTAGCTCTTTCATGGCTGCAAGATCATTAAGATTCCCAAACTACTACTGCCATTTGTGTATTTATGTATGTCTTTGCTAGCAACTTTATTGCCTAACAATCCACCAACATATCCAATCCCcgttttaatttaattgattcaTGTAAATTATCCTCGAAAAAAAATAATATTCAACAAGTTGAGAGGATTTAAAGTACTGTATTTTTCGAGATTCCCACAGTTTGTTGGTAAAGAAGAAACGCTTTCAAGTTTCAGCTATTCTTCTCCCTACCTATGCCctgcttgaaagctgctttatTGCTTGAACTATCGCTTTCAAGGTCCAAGCACCAACGCCCTAGATATGGGGCGTGTAAAAGTCTGGGTCGaaa contains the following coding sequences:
- the LOC108481103 gene encoding syntaxin-61-like, translating into MKLISCNQVFINGKEFSPTLENKYISRKSYLLIVRASNGRKVDELNKTIDVAAKYPSWYGIDNRELESRRRWTITTRTQVGDVKKSVVARKENGNSASAIRRELMKLPISHQSDRSYQDSAEDNDDFIASESDRQMLLINGSMQQDEELDELSASFERIGGVGLTIHEELIAQVKKIIDDLGTEMDSTTNRLDFVQKKVAMVMKKASAKGQIMMILFLLVLFIILFNLVFLT